The sequence GAATGTTTCCCTAGGACAATGGATTCAGCATCTACTCCAATAATACTAGGTGACATAATCTCATAGGTGGAACGTTCTTTTAACATACCATCTTGGTGAATACCGGACTCATGGGCAAAAGCATTCTTACCTACGATGGCCTTGTTATGCTGAATCATCATTCCGGTTAGACGACTTACCAATTGACTAGTTCTGGCTATCTCCGAGGTTACAATACTGGTTTCCACATCAAACTGATCCCGGCGAGTGTGTAAAGCCATGACAAGTTCTTCTAAGGCTGCATTTCCGGCTCTTTCACCGATCCCATTTACAGTGCATTCCAGCTGATGTACACCTACTCCAACTGCAGCAAGGGAATTGGCGACAGCCAGGCCTAAATCGTTATGGCAATGAACACTGACTTTCACTTTCTCAATTCCAGTTGTTCGTTCCATAATTGCTTTCAAAAATGCGGCATACTCTTCAGGCGTGGCATAGCCCACCGTATCTGGAACATTAAGCACAGTTGCGCCAGCTTGAATAACCCCTGAGAAAACTCTAGCCAAGAAATCTACATTGCTGCGGGAAGCATCTTCAGCACTAAACTCAATATCACTAACCTTGGATTTTGCCAATCGAACTGCCTGGACAGCTTGTTCAAAGACTTCGTCCGGTGATTTTTGTAATTTATACTGCATATGTATGGGCGAAGTAGCTATAAAGGTATGAATACGGGGAGACTCTCCGCCTGATATTGCCTCCCAGGCACGTTCGATATCTTTGGCATTCGCCCGAGCAAGGGCGGCCACCCCTACATTTCTTACCTCTTGAGCAATCCTGCGCACTCCTTCAAAATCTCCTGGGGAGGCTATCGGAAATCCTGCTTCAAGAACATTAACTCCCAGCTTTCCTAATTGATGGGCAATTAGCAGTTTTTCCTCTGCATTTAGTGCTACTCCGGGAGATTGTTCGCCGTCTCTCAGAGTAGTATCAAAGATCTCAATCCGCCGCATTACTCAAACATCCTTCCGATTACTTTTGAAAAGCATTGTTGAAAAGAGTGACCAGTGAATCTGGGTGGAAACAAGACAAAACCCCAGCTAACAGTGTATTTATAGCCCCAAATTCTATCTTAAATTTAATCAGACCATTGCCACGAATGGCAATGATCTGCATTCCTTCAAAAATAAAGTAGTCTCAGCCGTAAAGCAGCTAAAAGATATTAACTATTCGTGTTTTTTCAACCAGCTCATCATTCCTCTTAATTGCTCCCCAACTTTTTCAATCGGATGATTTGCTTCGATCCGGGTCATAGCATTAAAGGTTGGACGATTAGCTTGGTTCTCAAGTAACCATGCTTTTGCAAAACGACCATCTTGAATTTCTTCAAGAACGCGTTTCATTTCTTTACGAGTTTCTTGATTAATAATGCGTTTTCCAATGGTCATATCTCCGTATTGAGCAGTATCAGATACTGAATATCTCATCCAGCTCATACCGCCTTCATACATTAAATCAACGATAAGTTTTAATTCATGCAAACACTCAAAGTAAGCAATTTCCGGCTGATAACCAGCCTCGACCAAGGTATCAAAACCAGCTTTAACCAGCTCAGAGGCTCCTCCGCAAAGGACTGCCTGTTCTCCGAAGAGGTCAGTTTCGGTTTCCTCTCCAAAAGTTGTCTCTAAAACGCCGGCTTTGGTTGATCCAATTCCTTTAGCATACGCTAGGGCCAATTCTTTGGCCTTACCGGAAGCATCTTGATGAACAGCAATCAGGGCTGGAACTCCTGCCCCTTCAGTGTAAGTACGACGTACTAAATGGCCTGGGCTTTTCGGAGCCACCATGAAAACATCCACATCACTTGGAGGAACGATTTGACCGAAATGAATATTAAATCCATGAGAAAAGACTAAAGCTTTTCCGGAGGTTAGATGTTGCTTAATCTCTTCATTATATACCTTACTTTGGGTTTCATCCGGAAGCAAAATTTGAATAACATCTGCCCGCTTTGCAGCCTCTTCTACTGTCATTACTTCAAAGCCGGCAGCTTGTGCACGTTCAGTACGAGCACTCCCCGGACGAAGCCCTATAACTACATTCAGTCCAGAATCTTTGAGGTTTTGAGCTTGAGCATGTCCTTGACTACCATAACCCATTACTGCGATAACCTTGCCTTTTAATAACTCCAAATTTGCGTCTACATCATAATACATTTTTGCCATCTTTCTAAAACTCCCTTTCAACTATAAGCTTTGCCTTTAAATAACCAAAGCCATTTTTATTATACTACACAAGGAAAATCTTTCACTATGCTTCTGAACGCAAAATTGCAACTTTTCCAGTGCGTACTAACTCCATTAATCCATAAGGTTGAATTGCGTGGACAAACGCATCAATTTTGGGTATATCTCCGGTTAATTCAACGGTTAAATTCGTTCTACCCATATCCACAACCCGCCCGCGAAAAATATCCACTGTTTGGAGAACCGCAGACCGTGTTTCACTACTGACTTGAACCCTAATCAAGGCAAGTTCACGATCAACAACACATTCACCAGTATAATCCGAAACCGAGTGAACAACCACTAGTTTGCTTAATTGATTTCGTACCTGTTCTATGATTTGATCATCCCCATTAACGACGATTGTCATTCGCGATAGCTCCGGATCTTCTGTTTGACAGACTGTCAGACTATCGATGTTATAACCTCGCCGGGTAAACAATCCTGCAACACGAATCAAAACTCCAGGATTGTTCTCCACAAGAACTGCCAGTGTATGCAACATATTATTACCTCACAATCATTTCAGTAATAAGTTTACCTGGGGGAACCATAGGTAAAACATTTTCATTTTCTGAGATAGCAATCTCCACCAGCACTGGTCCGGGATGATTAAACGCTTCCTCAAGAGCGCCGCGAACCTGTTCGAAGGAATTGACATGAATGCCATGGATACCATAGGCTTCTGCCACCTTAACAAAGTCAGGGCTGCCTTGAAGACTGATTTGACTATAACGCTCAGCATAAAACATTTTTTGCATTTGTCGAACCATACCAAGAACTCCATTATTCAGAAGGACAATCTTAATAGGAAGTTTATTCTGAGCAATCGTACCCAACTCTTGAATCGACATTTGGAAAGACCCATCACCGGTTATTACTACAACTTTTTCATTGGGACGTGCAATTTGTGCTCCTATAGCTGAAGGTAAGCCATAACCCATAACGCCAAGACCGCAGCTGGTTGCATAATTGCGCGGGTTTACTGCAGGATAATACTGAGCGGCCCACATTTGATGCTGTCCAACATCTGTGGTGACAATAGTTTCTCCGCCGGCTACTTCCCCGAGACACTGAATGACCATCTGAGGGGTAAGTCTGTCTTTGTCATACTCCAGAGTATGATTCGCCTTCCAGTCGTGCAGCTGTTTCCACCACTCTGTAACTTGAGGAACCGGAAAAGCCGGCAGAACCTCGAGCATCTCTGTTATTACTTGGCGCGCATCGCCAACGATTTGGATATCTGTTTTTACCACTTTCCTGATCTCAACCGGATCAATATCAATATGAATAACCTTAGCCTTAGTCGCAAACCGATGCCCTATACCGCTTGTTACACGGTCATCAAAACGCACACCCACCGCAATTAACAAATCACAATCGTCCACAGCATAGTTGGCTGTCACTGTTCCATGCATTCCTACCATACCTAATGAGTTAGGATGTTCAAAAGGAAGGCTTCCGGTTCCCATCAAGGTAGTAACCAATGGGATAGATGTTTTATCTATAAATTGCCTCAAAACATCTTCCGCCCCGGCGGTAACAACTCCGCCCCCCGCATATAACACAGGCTTTCGAGACTCCGAAAGTACTTTAACCACTTCTTCAATCTTTCCATTGTTAGCTTGACCAAACGCTTTATACCCTTTTAACTTCATTTCATTAGAAAAAGGAACAACGTTTTCAGCAGCTAGAACATCTTTGGGCAAATCAATAAGAACAGGCCCGGGACGACCGGTACGAGCTATATAAAAAGCCTCTCTGACAATCCTTGGCAGATCCCTGGCGTCTTTAACCAAATATGAATGTTTTGTGATAGGCATTGTAATTCCAATAATATCTACCTCTTGAAATGAATCGGAGCCAATAGAGCTTGTGGGAACCTGCCCAGTCAGGACAACCATAGGGATGGAATCTAAGAAAGCATTGGCGATACCGGTTACCAGATTTGTGGCTCCCGGACCTGATGTCCCTAAGCAAACTCCTACTTTCCCAGTTACTCTGGAATAACCATCCGCCGCAAAAACAACTCCCTGTTCATGCCGTCCCAATACATGACGAATCGGACTATCTAAGAGAGCGTCATACAGTGGAAGCAATACCCCTCCGGGATAACCAAAGATGACGTCAACACCTTCTTGCTGTAAGGCATTTAATAAGATATGAGCGCCAAGTAATCCTGTTTTTTCTTCTTCACTCATAGTTTTCCCTCCCTAAACAATTGCTCTTACATGCAGTATATTTCAGGGCCGTTCACCTGGGTAAGAGCCCTAAACTCCTTCAGTAACTGTTTAAATATTGCACCTGGTTTCCCCAGCCCAATCTCACGTCCATCGACAATTCGAACTGGAATTAATTCAGCAGCTGTACCGGTTAGAAAGCACTCATCAGCAGTATACATATCATGACGAGTAAATAACATTTCCTTTACTTCTATATCTAAGTCTTGAGCAAGTTGTATTACAGTATTTCGGGTAATACCTTCTAGTATTCCTGCCGAAAGAGGCGGAGTGAGCAAAACATTATTACGGTAGATAAAAATATTATCCGCTGTCCCCTCTGCGACATAACCGTCTTGAGTGAGCATAATCGCTTCTATAACTCCCGCTTGAGTACATTCTATTTTAGCTAAAACATTGTTAAGATAATTAAGGGATTTGATTCTGGGATTTAAAGAATCCGGATTATTCCTTCTAATTGCAACGGTTTTCACATTTAGCCCTTGCTCATACATAGTTTGCTCAAAAAGCTTAATTTGTGCTGCTATACAAATAACCGTGGCATTCGAACAATTATTGGGGTCAAGTCCCAGATCTCCTTTTCCTCGTGAAACGACCAGGCGAATGTAGGCATCTTTTAAATCATTTTTGCGGAGTGTTTCCAGGACAACCTCAGCCATAGCTTCCTTATCGATCCCGATGCTAAGATTAATAGATTTAGCTGATTCATAAAGGCGTTTTAAATGTTCTTCTAATTTAAACACTCTACCGTGATATGCCCTAATCCCCTCAAAAATGCCGTCTCCATATAAAAAGCCATGATCAAAAACTGAAACTTTGGCATCTTCTTCAGCAACAAAAGAACCATTTAGATAAATGAGCATTCCTATATCCTCCACTCCTGTTGTTAGTAAAAGAAATTAAAAATCCCAAGCGTAGTCCCCTTAGCAACGTGGAACTTTCCGCTTGGGTTTTTTCTACCCACGGTGTAAACCCATTATGGATTCTGTACCGCTCGGACCAGTCAGGTTCTCCCTTAATAGAGAGTTACCTCGGAACCCTAGATACACTTCCTGTTATATTACATTTGTATCGAGAACTTTGTGTATATGATACAGAATACACTCCTCAGTGTCAACCCTAATTTCATAGAATTGTAGGAAATTCCTATAGAATTTCCTTGTCAAAGCTAGATAGTCCAAGGTATAATGTCCACTATGCAGATACATTTGTATTTCGAGAGGAGTGACTTATCATGTCCATTAAAATAGGTATATTAGGTCTAGGCACTGTAGGATGCGGTGTGGTACAAGTATTGCAACAAAATGCTAAAGATATACAGACCCGTACTCATTGCGATCTTCAGATAAAGGCAATCCTTGACCGTGACCTTCATCGTAAGCGAGATGTCAGCGGCGATTTTCTGCTGACAGATCAGCCCGAAGAAGTTCTCCATGATCCTGAAATAGACATTATTATTGAGGTAATGGGCGGTATCGAGCCTGCTCGAACCTTTATCCTAGAAGCTTTGAAACACGGAAAAAATGTGGTTACTGCTAATAAAGATCTTATAGCAGTTCACGGTCACGAATTGCTTGACGCAGCCAATGAAGCCGGGAAAGACTTGTATTTTGAAGCAAGTGTCGGAGGTGGAATTCCGATTATTGCAGCACTTAAAGAATCTCTTTCAGCCAATAAAATTACTCATTTACTTGGCATCATTAATGGCACGACCAACTATATTCTTACTGCAATGGCTGAACAGGGGCGTGAGTATGCGGAAGTTCTTGCCGAAGCCCAGCAACTAGGGTATGCCGAAGCCAATCCTTCATCTGATGTGGATGGCTTAGATGCTGCGCGTAAACTGGCTATTCTGGCTTCTATAGCCTTCAATTCGCGAGTTGCTCTTAATGACGTCTTTGTAGAGGGCATTTCAAAAATTACTCGTGAGGACTTAACCTACGCTGCTGAACTGGGGTGTACAATTAAGCTTTTAGCTGTGGCTAAACATCAGGATGAAGGAATTGAGGTTCGCGTTCACCCGGCTATATTGCCTCTCACCCATCCCCTTGCTTCAGTAAATGGTGTTTTTAACGCTATTTATGTCGTTGGAGATGCTGTTGGGGAAACAATGTTTTATGGGCGCGGTGCTGGTTCATTGCCTACGGGGAGTGCAATCGTCTCGGATGTTATGCGCATTGCCCGCAATCTCAAATCGAATTCCATGTCTTCAATTAATTGTACTTGTTACCTGGACTTACCTCTCAAATCCTCCTCAGATTTTTATACTGCCTTTTATATACGTCTGCTTGTCAAAGACGAACCCCGTGTCCTGGCAACTCTGGCTTTACTTTTTGCTGAAGCGAACATTAGCTTTGCTTCCATTATCCAAAAACAACGAGGTAAGGATCAGGCAGAAATAGTCCTGGTAACTCACCCTTGTCGTGAAGGTGCACTCCAGGAGGCCCTGGATTCTGTTAAGGCCTACAGCAAAGTCCTTAGCATTGATAACGTTATCCGTTTTGAAAAAGATTATCCAGAATCATAATATCCCAATTCTTTTAAGGGAGGAATATGATGTTGCAAGTTAAGATACCAGCCACTTCTGCCAATCTCGGACCTGGATTTGATTGTTTGGGCATGGCTCTTCAGTTATACAATAGAATTACAGTAGAAACCAACCGACCTTTTAGAATTACTTTATCAGGCTCTTACAAAGAGGGCATCCCAACGGATGATACTAACCTGGTCTGGAAAACTATGTGCCATTTTTGGGATCTCATTAATTACCCTATCCCTAATCTCGACTTAACCTTTGAAAACTTCATTCCTCCTGCCAGAGGTTTAGGAAGTAGTTCAGCTGCCATTGTCGGAGGACTCGTGACCGCCAACACTTTAGCAGGATCTCCTTACACAAAGTTAGAGCTTCTTCAGGTAGCCAACGCTCTTGAAGGGCACCCTGACAATGTTACTCCGGCTTTATATGGAGGAGTTACTTTATCAGTTTCTACTGAAAACGGAGTACTTCCAAGAATTCTAACTCAGTCTCCTAACTTTAAAGCAGTTGTGACTATCCCCAATATGCACCTAAACACCAAAAAAGCGCGTGGGATCTTACCGGATCAGGTACATCGTAAGGATGCCGTTTTTAATATCTCCCACGTCTCCTTACTTACTGAAGCTTTTATTCGAGGAGACTATTCTCTCTTAAAAGAAGGTATGCGTGATACACTTCACCAAAATCAACGCGCTGCTCTAATTCCCGGATTACTGGAAACACTTGAAGCAGCTCTCGAAACAGGTGCCTATGGCTCTGCCTTAAGTGGATCCGGCCCAACGCTGTTGGCCTTAATCCCGGATAACCTCGAAAAAGATGTTCCTTTAAGCATGACGAAGGCGTTAGAGCGGCATGGAATAAACGCCACGGCTTTGGTTCTGGATATCGATACCAGCGGGGCATTCACTTCCTTAATCTAGGTAACACTTGTACTATTCCCTCATAACTTATAGTAAGACCAGCCTATCGGCAGTCAATAAAAAATGGGGGGACATGAAATGTCAGATTTAGTTATCTCGGATGAACGAACCTGTGTTAAACCCTGCCCTAAACCCTGCCCTAACCCCTGCTCTAATGATGGAATAAGTATGTTAATAGGTGCTTTTATTGCCGGAATCGGTCTCTTTCTCATTGGTTCTCCAACATCCGGCGCAGTTACTACCATCGTAGGATTTATTCTTTTCCTCATAGGAGTTATTCTTTTCACCCTTTAAGTACCAGTCCATTGGCATACTGAGGCCGATGTCAACGATGAGTTCGCTGACATCGGCCTCTTTGCGTGGAAAAACAGTTACAAACCATATTTGCTGATTGTATAAACAATCGAAGATAATTTTACATATTATAATTAGTAAATAATGGATTTAATTATTGTTAGAAAGGAGCAAATTCCTATGAATAGAGACTATCATTCAATTAAGCTATTCAAGAAAAATAGGGTAGATAGCACAGATTACGAGCCGCCGGTAAAAGAAGACTCTTCAAACACAGAGCACAAAAAACTACCGGAACTCGTCATTCAACCCTTGGAGTCAAAAGAAAGGGAAAACAGTTCAACAATTTCCGAACTGCCTCCTCTTCTGCCAAGCATCTCAACAATAGCCCAGACCCTACTGGGGGTATTCACAGAAAACCGTAATAACTCTCCTCTCAACTTATTAAAAAACAAAGATGTTCTAAGCTGGCCAATATGGTCAATATTCAAAAGTCCTAAATAGTTATTGGAACGACTAAAGCCGCTGTTTGCTATCATCTGCATCCAACGGCTTTAATCGATTAGTGGATTGGTACCACCTCATTAGAGGTTTGATCAACAGGATTCGTAGATTTTAAGCTATCTAAATATTTTACTGCCTGCAAAGCAGCCGTTCCTCCTTCTCCGGCTGCCTTAATCAATTGATACGGCTGCCCTGTACAGTCTCCTGCTGCAAATAACCCCGGCATACTTGTCTCTAATTTATGATTAACCTTAATCGCCGAGTCCTCCATTTCAAGACCGGAGATTAGTTGTTCTGCAGGTAAGGTATCACGTAAGATAAAGACGCCCTCAACCTCCAATTGTTCATTCCCAAGGTCAAGCTTTTCCACCTTTTGATTCCCAATGATTTCTTTAACCTTACCCTTTTTAATCTCAACTCGGGAATCAACTTTAACAATATCAGTGTAATAGGGGATATAGTAAACTTTCGAACAAATATTCACCATATAATTTGCTTCATCTTCCCCTTCTTGATTATAGGAAATAATAGCAACTTGTTTATCCTTGTAAAGAGGTCCATCACAAGTAGCACAATATCCTACCCCACGGCCTAATAATTCAGCTTCTCCCGAAAATAGCTTTTCCGCGGATACCCCTGTGGCAATAATCACGGAATCCGCCTCAAAGGATTGATCTTTGCCCATAAGCGTATAAGGCGGCCCGGGATAAATATTTGTCACTTTAAAATATTTAATGGGAATGTCTTTTTCCATTACGTGATCCAGGAAGCGCTGACGAAGTTCCTCGCCCCCTATTTCTGGGGTTCCAAGCCAGTTGTCAACTTGTGGGGCTTTGGAGAGTTTGGGACTACACACTTCAGATCCAAGTAAAACAAAATCTCGATTCCGAATCTTAGCATTAAGAGCTGCAGATAAGCCTGCTGGTCCACAACCGATAATGGCTAATTCGTAGTGTTCTTTTAAACCATTGAGTTCTTCAGACATCAAAATTTCCTCCTTTTTGCGTTACAATATGTCGTGCATAGTGTTCCCCGAATTATGTTAATACATATAACACAAAGAGATATTTTGACCTCAATAAGGTTTTTTAAAGAATTGCATTTTCCAGAAACCCTCCGTTGACGGTA comes from Desulfosporosinus meridiei DSM 13257 and encodes:
- a CDS encoding 2-isopropylmalate synthase, translating into MRRIEIFDTTLRDGEQSPGVALNAEEKLLIAHQLGKLGVNVLEAGFPIASPGDFEGVRRIAQEVRNVGVAALARANAKDIERAWEAISGGESPRIHTFIATSPIHMQYKLQKSPDEVFEQAVQAVRLAKSKVSDIEFSAEDASRSNVDFLARVFSGVIQAGATVLNVPDTVGYATPEEYAAFLKAIMERTTGIEKVKVSVHCHNDLGLAVANSLAAVGVGVHQLECTVNGIGERAGNAALEELVMALHTRRDQFDVETSIVTSEIARTSQLVSRLTGMMIQHNKAIVGKNAFAHESGIHQDGMLKERSTYEIMSPSIIGVDAESIVLGKHSGRHAVQQRLADLGLELEDSHFEELFSRFKLLADRKREVTTADLFSLVDEQKEKNDQINLDYLQISSGTHLVPTATVGLMYQGQRLADAACGDGPVDAAFKAIDKVLGTQGKLSHYSLQALDGGEDAQGEVTVSVKFGENLVAGRGVSTDIIEASVRGYLQAVNRAYTRGWIEIKQ
- the ilvC gene encoding ketol-acid reductoisomerase encodes the protein MAKMYYDVDANLELLKGKVIAVMGYGSQGHAQAQNLKDSGLNVVIGLRPGSARTERAQAAGFEVMTVEEAAKRADVIQILLPDETQSKVYNEEIKQHLTSGKALVFSHGFNIHFGQIVPPSDVDVFMVAPKSPGHLVRRTYTEGAGVPALIAVHQDASGKAKELALAYAKGIGSTKAGVLETTFGEETETDLFGEQAVLCGGASELVKAGFDTLVEAGYQPEIAYFECLHELKLIVDLMYEGGMSWMRYSVSDTAQYGDMTIGKRIINQETRKEMKRVLEEIQDGRFAKAWLLENQANRPTFNAMTRIEANHPIEKVGEQLRGMMSWLKKHE
- the ilvN gene encoding acetolactate synthase small subunit → MLHTLAVLVENNPGVLIRVAGLFTRRGYNIDSLTVCQTEDPELSRMTIVVNGDDQIIEQVRNQLSKLVVVHSVSDYTGECVVDRELALIRVQVSSETRSAVLQTVDIFRGRVVDMGRTNLTVELTGDIPKIDAFVHAIQPYGLMELVRTGKVAILRSEA
- the ilvB gene encoding biosynthetic-type acetolactate synthase large subunit; translated protein: MSEEEKTGLLGAHILLNALQQEGVDVIFGYPGGVLLPLYDALLDSPIRHVLGRHEQGVVFAADGYSRVTGKVGVCLGTSGPGATNLVTGIANAFLDSIPMVVLTGQVPTSSIGSDSFQEVDIIGITMPITKHSYLVKDARDLPRIVREAFYIARTGRPGPVLIDLPKDVLAAENVVPFSNEMKLKGYKAFGQANNGKIEEVVKVLSESRKPVLYAGGGVVTAGAEDVLRQFIDKTSIPLVTTLMGTGSLPFEHPNSLGMVGMHGTVTANYAVDDCDLLIAVGVRFDDRVTSGIGHRFATKAKVIHIDIDPVEIRKVVKTDIQIVGDARQVITEMLEVLPAFPVPQVTEWWKQLHDWKANHTLEYDKDRLTPQMVIQCLGEVAGGETIVTTDVGQHQMWAAQYYPAVNPRNYATSCGLGVMGYGLPSAIGAQIARPNEKVVVITGDGSFQMSIQELGTIAQNKLPIKIVLLNNGVLGMVRQMQKMFYAERYSQISLQGSPDFVKVAEAYGIHGIHVNSFEQVRGALEEAFNHPGPVLVEIAISENENVLPMVPPGKLITEMIVR
- the ilvE gene encoding branched-chain-amino-acid transaminase — its product is MGMLIYLNGSFVAEEDAKVSVFDHGFLYGDGIFEGIRAYHGRVFKLEEHLKRLYESAKSINLSIGIDKEAMAEVVLETLRKNDLKDAYIRLVVSRGKGDLGLDPNNCSNATVICIAAQIKLFEQTMYEQGLNVKTVAIRRNNPDSLNPRIKSLNYLNNVLAKIECTQAGVIEAIMLTQDGYVAEGTADNIFIYRNNVLLTPPLSAGILEGITRNTVIQLAQDLDIEVKEMLFTRHDMYTADECFLTGTAAELIPVRIVDGREIGLGKPGAIFKQLLKEFRALTQVNGPEIYCM
- a CDS encoding homoserine dehydrogenase translates to MSIKIGILGLGTVGCGVVQVLQQNAKDIQTRTHCDLQIKAILDRDLHRKRDVSGDFLLTDQPEEVLHDPEIDIIIEVMGGIEPARTFILEALKHGKNVVTANKDLIAVHGHELLDAANEAGKDLYFEASVGGGIPIIAALKESLSANKITHLLGIINGTTNYILTAMAEQGREYAEVLAEAQQLGYAEANPSSDVDGLDAARKLAILASIAFNSRVALNDVFVEGISKITREDLTYAAELGCTIKLLAVAKHQDEGIEVRVHPAILPLTHPLASVNGVFNAIYVVGDAVGETMFYGRGAGSLPTGSAIVSDVMRIARNLKSNSMSSINCTCYLDLPLKSSSDFYTAFYIRLLVKDEPRVLATLALLFAEANISFASIIQKQRGKDQAEIVLVTHPCREGALQEALDSVKAYSKVLSIDNVIRFEKDYPES
- the thrB gene encoding homoserine kinase; translation: MLQVKIPATSANLGPGFDCLGMALQLYNRITVETNRPFRITLSGSYKEGIPTDDTNLVWKTMCHFWDLINYPIPNLDLTFENFIPPARGLGSSSAAIVGGLVTANTLAGSPYTKLELLQVANALEGHPDNVTPALYGGVTLSVSTENGVLPRILTQSPNFKAVVTIPNMHLNTKKARGILPDQVHRKDAVFNISHVSLLTEAFIRGDYSLLKEGMRDTLHQNQRAALIPGLLETLEAALETGAYGSALSGSGPTLLALIPDNLEKDVPLSMTKALERHGINATALVLDIDTSGAFTSLI
- a CDS encoding NAD(P)/FAD-dependent oxidoreductase — protein: MSEELNGLKEHYELAIIGCGPAGLSAALNAKIRNRDFVLLGSEVCSPKLSKAPQVDNWLGTPEIGGEELRQRFLDHVMEKDIPIKYFKVTNIYPGPPYTLMGKDQSFEADSVIIATGVSAEKLFSGEAELLGRGVGYCATCDGPLYKDKQVAIISYNQEGEDEANYMVNICSKVYYIPYYTDIVKVDSRVEIKKGKVKEIIGNQKVEKLDLGNEQLEVEGVFILRDTLPAEQLISGLEMEDSAIKVNHKLETSMPGLFAAGDCTGQPYQLIKAAGEGGTAALQAVKYLDSLKSTNPVDQTSNEVVPIH